The following nucleotide sequence is from Trifolium pratense cultivar HEN17-A07 linkage group LG2, ARS_RC_1.1, whole genome shotgun sequence.
TTTTCCCAATTAGTACCGTTGATCAGGTCCCACTTTTCTATTGATTTTGCTGTTTCAATGGAAAAGTGGGACCCGATGCCACTTGCAACATATACCACTTTGTCTGATGTGCCTAGTGCACACCAGCGACGTGGTGTATTGAGGGCTGGTCCGACAGACCAGCCTTCGTTTGGATTGAAGATTAATGGATGGGAGAGTGCTGGGGTGAGGTTATGGGTGGTGGCGGCGAGGAGGATGAGGTTGTCGAAGACGGAGATTGATTGGACGGAGAGATTGCGAGAGAGGAAGGATGGATGGTGGAGGAGGATGTGGTGGAGTGGTGGTTTTTGTGGTGGAGGTGGAGGGAGGATGTGCCATGTGTTTGATATAGGGTCAAAGTTGTGTAATTGGATTGAGTGAGAATTATGGTGTGATTTGGGTGGAGAGAGAATGGCATAGAGAGAGAAGAAAGGTGGAAAAGAAGGGGAATAGATGAGTCTACGCCATGAGTGACATACTTTGAAGAGAAGAGAAGGATTGATTGAAGAGAGACATAGTTGAGCTATGTGATCAGGGAGACCAGGTATGAGAAGAGGATCATCTtgatggtgatggtggtggtgctTTTGGCGTTTGGcggtggtgatggtggtggtggaacaagaagaggaggaggaggaattATCATATGTTGATGAGGTACATGATGATGTATTGGCCATGAAATTTTGTGGTGTGTGTGATAATGGAAAGTGTTATTTGGTTTTTATGAAGGAAAAGGGGAAGGAATAGATAATTAAGAAAATGGAAAGTGGGGTTTGGTAACTGTTTGGTTTAAAGGTGTTGTTTGCTTGTTGGTGTTTGCATGTGGAGTTTGGTGATGTGAGATTGTGAGGTGGAGGAGGATTCAAGAAGAGAGTTAAATTAAGTTGTAAGAATAGCTTTTTGAAATGAAAAGCTAAAGTAAAATAAGGGGACAGTATGCTGATTTCAGCTTTTTCATTCATTAAAAAACATGCTACCTTTTCAACTGTTATGCTGTCCAATAATAGCAATAATAAATACTAGTACTAACAGGTCAATATTCAATACTAGTATATCTGtacttttcaattatttatgaaaatattaaagagtgtcttagagcatccacaatggagaaatTCAATTTTGGGTACTTAAGTGGGTTCCGCGTGTACatatcactcatttataattttttaataatagtacctaataagtactcaatctctccaacccagcacctcttaaaaaattctaaaccgGTCCCACAAATAACTACACATTTCATCAATAActctacatatttataaatgggtcccacaaattCTATTAAGTACTATGAGAGAGAGGGTGCTTATCtgagaagtggtacctatttggtactaaaatgtgttgtgctccaatgatagtacctaataagtatcatgagtacctaataggtactacaccattggagatggtcttagaaCTGaaggaaatataaaaaaattgaattgaaaagtggtgtatttaatttttctaaagtTTAAATATTgtcagattttttttagtataaatcATCTGGTTTCTAAAGAAATGACTTTTGACTTTTTTCTAAATACCACGTATCATGTATCCTAGAGGTTGATCGTACCTGAATCAGAGATGACCTCGCCGGTGGTGCTCCTCTTCCGTTACGGTGAATGAGAGGAGGTTGTGTACATACAGGTGCTTCGACGCTGAAGTCAATTTGAGTGTGAAGCAAGGTTTACAGAAAGGAATAGAATGTACTTGACTTCACTATATGAGTGGA
It contains:
- the LOC123907566 gene encoding F-box/kelch-repeat protein SKIP25, which codes for MANTSSCTSSTYDNSSSSSSCSTTTITTAKRQKHHHHHHQDDPLLIPGLPDHIAQLCLSSINPSLLFKVCHSWRRLIYSPSFPPFFSLYAILSPPKSHHNSHSIQLHNFDPISNTWHILPPPPPQKPPLHHILLHHPSFLSRNLSVQSISVFDNLILLAATTHNLTPALSHPLIFNPNEGWSVGPALNTPRRWCALGTSDKVVYVASGIGSHFSIETAKSIEKWDLINGTNWEKKAEMKDGRFSREAVDAVGWRGKLCMVNVKGDAAKEGVVYDVEEDTWKEMPEGMLLGFRGPVAAMEEEVMYVVDEAKGIMSRYNPEDDVWEEILVSQRLKGAEQMVAKRGRICVVSAAGISVVDVVAEPPRITVVELPEGFEAVAVHVLPRMPVTDFSVQK